DNA from Planctomycetota bacterium:
CGCCGGCCTCGAGGCGGACCATCGCGGACGCATCAAGGTCAACGAGCACTTCCAGACCGCGACCGAGCACATCTACGCCTGCGGCGACGTCATCGGCTTCCCGGCCCTTGCCAGCACCGCGATGGAACAGGGCCGACTCGCCGCGTGTCACATGTTCGGGATCGAGGCCCACAGCTTCCCAGACCTCTTCCCCTTCGGCATCTACGCGATCCCGGAGATCTCCATGGTCGGCAAGACCGAGGAAGAGCTGACCAACGACGGCATCCCCTACGAGGCCGGCGTCGCGACGTACAGCGAGATCGCCCGCGGGCAGCTGCTCGGCGACGAGACGGGCATGCTCAAGCTGCTCATCCATCAGGACAATCGCGACATCCTCGGCGTCCACGTCATCGGTAGCGGCGCGACCGAGCTCATCCACATCGGCCAAACCGCCATGGCCATGGGCGGCAAGGCGGACTTCTTCAGCCAGAACGTCTTCAACTACCCCACCCTCGCCGAGGCCTACCGCGTGGCGGCGCTGAACGGGCTGAACAAGATTCGGAACATCTGAGCGGTCGTCTCGGAGATCGCGAAGACGCAAAGTCGCGAAGAGGGACGCGAAGCAGAGAGAAGGATCAGGGTCTAAGACCAAAGACATATCTCAGTCTCTTCGCGTCTGACTTCGCGTCTTCGCGCCTTCGCGATCTCTGACTCCGGCGAAGAGCAGACTTTCCCCGATAACCAGAGAGTGCACACCCGCACGCCCAAACGTGAGACTGCCCCGCCGCCGTCGGGGAGGGTGCATGCGTTCCTGTCGTATCTCGCCGTCGAGCGGGGGCTGTCGCTCAACACGCGGGAGGCGTACCGCCGGGACCTGTCGGACTTCGAAACGCACATCGCCGACACCGGCGGCGATCTCGAAAGGCCGGAGCTGTCGGACGTCACGACCTATCTCGCCGAGACCACGCGTCGCGGCCGGGCGACGCGAACGGTGGCACGTCGGCTCGCGGCCATTCGCACGTACCTCAAGTACCAGGTCGAGGTCCGCCTGCGCGAGGCCGGCGATGTCGATGCGATCCTGACTCGGCTCGACGCGCCCAAGCCCGAGAAGCCGCTGCCCAAGACACTGACGCGGGACCAGGTCGACCGCATGCTGGCCGTGCCGGATGTCCAGACGCCGCTGGGCCTGCGGGACAAGGCGATGCTCGAATTGCTCTACGCGTGCGGGCTCCGTGCGACGGAGCTGTGCGAGCTGGACCTGCGCCACGTCAACCTCGTCTACCGCACGCTCCGCGTCTTCGGCAAAGGCGGCAAGGAGCGCGACGTCCCGATGGGCATGCCGGCCGCGGATGCGTTGGAGGCGTACGTCGAGACCGTTCGTCCGCAGCTGTTCGCGTACCCGAAGCTCAGCGGCAACCGCGTCTTCCTCAGCCGCACCGGTCGGCCGATGGAGCGGGTTCGTCTGTGGCAGATCGTCTCGAAAGTCGCGCGATTGTCGGGAGTGTTGAAGGAAACGGGACCGCACACGCTGCGGCACTGCTTCGCCACCCACTTGCTCGGCGGCGGAGCCGACCTCCGCGTCGTCCAGGAACTCCTCGGCCACGCCGACGTCGGGACGACGCAGATCTACACCCACGTCGACGGCGAGCGCCTCCGCGACGTCCACAAGCAATTTCATCCGCGTGGGTGAAGACGATTCGGAGATCGCGAAGACGCAAAGGCACGAAGACGGACGCGAAGCAGAGAGCAACTTCGAGAAGTCTGCTCACTCCATCCTCTGACCTTCGCGTCTCTCTTCGTGCCTTTGCGTCTTCGCGATCTCTGACAAACAAGCTACTCCTCGATCGCGTGCTGGTACCGGCGCATCACGCCTGAGCGCGTGATCATCCCGATGACGCGTCCGTCGCCCGCGTCGAGCCCGACGGGGAGACGGGCGACGTCGAGTTGGACGAACTGGTCGAACGTGCTCAGGAGGTCCTGGTCTGACGACACCAGCGGCACGTCGCGACGCATCAGTTCGCCCGCAACCACCAGCGGCACGGCCTCGCGGTCTTCGAGGGCTGCGCCGACGACCGACTCGGGGAGGAAGCCGACGTACCGACCCTCCGCGTCCAGCACCGCGAAGTCTCGAACCTGCCAGCGCTCGACCAGCTCGACCACCTTCTCGAAGGGCTCGTCCACCTGAATCGACGACGTCGGATCGAGGCCGACCTGCTCGATCGTCAGACGGCTCAACACGGCGGGGTCGGCGGCGGCGGTGCGGACGCCGCGACGACGCAGGGCCGCGGTGTAGATCGAGTCGCGATGCACGAGCCGGCTGCTGCCCATCGCGACAACCACCGTCAGCAACGCTGGCAGCAGGATCGCCTGGTTCTGGGCGGACTCGCCGGTGATTTCGAGCAGAATCAGGATGCTGGCCAACGGTGCGTGGACCACGGCCGCGAGGAAGGCGGCCATGCCGACGAGCGTGTAGGCCTCGGGGCTGACGTCGCCGAAGACGCCCGCCTGGCGTGCCACGACGCCGACCGCCCCGCCGATGACGGCCCCGACGAAGAGCGACGGCGCGATCACCCCGCCGCTGCCGCCGCTGGAGAGTGTGAAGACGGTTGCGAGCATCTTGACCACGGCCAGTCCGAGGAGCAGTCCGACCAGCGGGCCGATGGCCTGGCCGTCGTAGAACGAGCCGTCGACCGAGCCGAGGAGCGTCTCGATGATGCCGTACCCGTCGCCGTAGAACGCGGGCATCGGGTAGTCCTCAAACGCGAACGGCCCGGGCTCACCGCCGGCGATCAGAACCGCCGCCACGCCGCAGGCACCGAGGCACAATCCGCCGACAGCCGGCCTGAAGGCTTTGACCCACGACGGTCCGGTGACGAGCTTGCGGAAGACGACGTCGCCCGCCTGCATCATGCGGATCAGGATCGCCCCGCCGATGCCACAGGCGAGCCCGAGCGTCACGTACGCCGGCACCTGAGGCCAGTTGAGCAAGCCGCCGGTGAAGGCGATCTGCGGGTTGTCGAAGATGGTGATATACGCCGCGTCACTGTGGCCGTGGACATAGAGCCAGTTGACGAGCGCCCGCATCGTGACGTTCGCGATGACCGCGCTGACGACGACGGGCGTGATCGCCCGCGCGCGGAAGTCGTGCAGGACGACCTCCAGCGTGAAGAGCAGCCCACCGATCGGGGCGTTGAAGATCGCCGAGATGCCCGCCGCACAGCCGCAGGCGACGAGGACCGGCATCTGGTGCCTGGGCAGTCGGAAGAACCGGGCCACGCCACTGCTGACCGCTGCCCCAATCTGGACGATCGGCCCTTCCGCGCCCGCCGAACCACCCGAGCCGATGGAGACGGCGCTGGTGACGATCTTTTCGACGGCCGTTCGAGGTCGGACGAAGCCGCGGGTGCGTTTGACGGACTCGATGACGTCGACGACGCCGTGGCCTTCCTTTTCGCCCGAAACCACGCGGCTGATGATCCCGACGACCAGTCCGCCGACGGCCGGGATGACCAGCAGCAACCAGATGCCCGGCCCGTACAGGAAGTCCTCGCCGGCCCGGGCGTAGAGCGTGTCGCGTAGGATGAGGATCAGCTCGTGGAAGCCCACCGCCGCCGCCGCGGTCACGACGCCGACCAGGACGGCCATGGGCAGGATCAGCGTTTCTTCGGCGAGTCCGAGGCGTTTTCCGATCCGTCCCAGCAAAACGCGGAAGCGTGCCCCGACGATGCCGACGCGATCGACGACACGATCCGCCGCCGATTCGGGCGGCTCGTGGTCGTGTCGCTGGTCTGACGGAGGCTCACCGTCGGGCATCGGGCGACGCAGCGTACAGGAGCGGGAGGTGG
Protein-coding regions in this window:
- a CDS encoding site-specific tyrosine recombinase translates to MHTRTPKRETAPPPSGRVHAFLSYLAVERGLSLNTREAYRRDLSDFETHIADTGGDLERPELSDVTTYLAETTRRGRATRTVARRLAAIRTYLKYQVEVRLREAGDVDAILTRLDAPKPEKPLPKTLTRDQVDRMLAVPDVQTPLGLRDKAMLELLYACGLRATELCELDLRHVNLVYRTLRVFGKGGKERDVPMGMPAADALEAYVETVRPQLFAYPKLSGNRVFLSRTGRPMERVRLWQIVSKVARLSGVLKETGPHTLRHCFATHLLGGGADLRVVQELLGHADVGTTQIYTHVDGERLRDVHKQFHPRG
- a CDS encoding FAD-dependent oxidoreductase — encoded protein: LGEKVTNVETVEPPPGARSENSKMVEATLESGKTLRADCLLYCVGRQGATAELNLGAAGLEADHRGRIKVNEHFQTATEHIYACGDVIGFPALASTAMEQGRLAACHMFGIEAHSFPDLFPFGIYAIPEISMVGKTEEELTNDGIPYEAGVATYSEIARGQLLGDETGMLKLLIHQDNRDILGVHVIGSGATELIHIGQTAMAMGGKADFFSQNVFNYPTLAEAYRVAALNGLNKIRNI
- a CDS encoding chloride channel protein, which codes for MPDGEPPSDQRHDHEPPESAADRVVDRVGIVGARFRVLLGRIGKRLGLAEETLILPMAVLVGVVTAAAAVGFHELILILRDTLYARAGEDFLYGPGIWLLLVIPAVGGLVVGIISRVVSGEKEGHGVVDVIESVKRTRGFVRPRTAVEKIVTSAVSIGSGGSAGAEGPIVQIGAAVSSGVARFFRLPRHQMPVLVACGCAAGISAIFNAPIGGLLFTLEVVLHDFRARAITPVVVSAVIANVTMRALVNWLYVHGHSDAAYITIFDNPQIAFTGGLLNWPQVPAYVTLGLACGIGGAILIRMMQAGDVVFRKLVTGPSWVKAFRPAVGGLCLGACGVAAVLIAGGEPGPFAFEDYPMPAFYGDGYGIIETLLGSVDGSFYDGQAIGPLVGLLLGLAVVKMLATVFTLSSGGSGGVIAPSLFVGAVIGGAVGVVARQAGVFGDVSPEAYTLVGMAAFLAAVVHAPLASILILLEITGESAQNQAILLPALLTVVVAMGSSRLVHRDSIYTAALRRRGVRTAAADPAVLSRLTIEQVGLDPTSSIQVDEPFEKVVELVERWQVRDFAVLDAEGRYVGFLPESVVGAALEDREAVPLVVAGELMRRDVPLVSSDQDLLSTFDQFVQLDVARLPVGLDAGDGRVIGMITRSGVMRRYQHAIEE